The Pseudomonas allokribbensis genome has a window encoding:
- a CDS encoding biliverdin-producing heme oxygenase — MQAKAREVHVPPVLQDLRAGTAELHIALEKRLPFFSDTLDLQAFERLMRAYYGFYQPLESALQDSGEIPADFDLVSRLKAPTLQRDLQALGANDGDFSICRQLPVIDSAAACLGVLYVLEGATLGGQILRREIASRLSLGADNGAAFLDIYGVATGRRWRDFIEYLGSRPMDADEREAVVAAAHTTFSCFERWLESQEVLV; from the coding sequence ATGCAAGCAAAGGCCCGCGAGGTTCATGTACCACCGGTGTTGCAGGATCTGCGCGCCGGCACGGCCGAACTGCACATTGCTCTGGAAAAACGCCTTCCTTTCTTCTCCGACACCCTTGATCTGCAAGCCTTCGAGCGACTGATGCGCGCCTATTACGGCTTCTATCAGCCACTGGAAAGTGCATTGCAGGACAGCGGCGAGATCCCTGCCGATTTCGATCTGGTTTCGCGCCTCAAGGCGCCGACCCTGCAACGCGATCTGCAAGCGTTGGGCGCGAACGACGGGGACTTTTCGATCTGCCGCCAGTTGCCCGTCATCGACTCTGCCGCCGCGTGCCTGGGCGTGCTGTACGTGCTGGAAGGCGCAACTCTCGGCGGGCAGATCCTGCGCCGGGAAATCGCCTCGCGGCTGAGCCTGGGCGCGGACAACGGCGCGGCGTTTCTGGACATCTACGGCGTTGCCACCGGCCGGCGCTGGCGCGACTTCATCGAATACCTGGGCAGTCGCCCGATGGACGCCGACGAGCGCGAAGCCGTCGTGGCGGCCGCCCACACCACATTCAGCTGTTTCGAGCGCTGGCTCGAAAGCCAGGAGGTTCTGGTATGA
- a CDS encoding ATP-binding protein yields MTPQDKEAFEELLANCADEPIRFPGAIQPHGLLLTLSEPDLSIIQISANVETLLARPAQELIGQPLQSLIGDAHAAQVREALQQPTLSDASPLHFRLNGTAFEGLLHRHQDVLILELEIHVENFQPRNVAGTETHLGRMLARLQKAQSLQTLYDISVKEIQAMTGYDRVLIYRFEEEGHGQVIAEASDPSMEVFNGLFFPASDIPEQARELYRTNWLRIIPNADYQPVPLLPKLRPDTQTPLDLSFATLRSVSPIHCQYMKNMGVLSSMSISLLKGDRLWGLISCGNRQPLHVPHELRTACQTIGQVLSLQISAMEALEVSRQREEKVEALALLNQAMIDSPQNVFDGLANQPQVLMALANAGGIAIIEDKQLHRYGNCPEPEEIRALHKWLQERGEPVFASHHLASVYPPAAHYQQVASGVLAMSLPKPVDNGVLWFRPEVKENINWSGDPRKPLDLENSDAGLRLRPRTSFEIWKVEMAGISTKWSHGDLFAANDLRRSALENDLARQVRREQEAVRARDELVAVVSHDLRNPMTVISMLCGMMQKAFSSDGPHTSRRISTAIDTMQQAAGRMNTLLEDLLDTSKIDAGRYTIAPQKLDVAQMFEEAQSLLAPLALDKDISISFEADPDLSIHADPERLFQVLSNLVGNAIKFTPRLGTVDVYAKSVGDDIVFTVRDSGEGIPKDHLPHVFDRYWTVKDGNPTGTGLGLYITQGIVEAHGGRIVAESEPGQGSEFRFTVPRLD; encoded by the coding sequence ATGACCCCGCAAGACAAAGAAGCCTTTGAAGAGTTGCTGGCCAACTGCGCCGACGAGCCGATCCGTTTTCCCGGCGCGATCCAGCCTCACGGGTTGCTGCTGACCCTGAGCGAGCCTGACCTTTCGATCATTCAGATCAGCGCCAACGTCGAGACTTTGCTGGCGCGCCCGGCACAAGAACTGATTGGCCAGCCACTGCAAAGCCTGATCGGCGATGCCCATGCCGCGCAGGTTCGCGAAGCCTTGCAGCAGCCGACCCTGTCCGACGCGTCGCCGCTGCACTTTCGCCTTAATGGCACGGCGTTCGAAGGCTTGCTGCACCGGCATCAGGATGTGCTGATTCTGGAGCTGGAAATCCACGTCGAGAACTTCCAGCCGCGCAACGTCGCCGGCACCGAAACCCACCTGGGGCGGATGCTTGCGCGCCTGCAAAAGGCCCAGAGCCTGCAAACGCTGTACGACATCAGCGTCAAGGAAATCCAGGCCATGACCGGTTACGACCGGGTGCTGATCTATCGCTTCGAGGAGGAGGGCCACGGTCAGGTCATCGCCGAAGCGTCCGACCCGTCGATGGAAGTCTTCAACGGGTTGTTCTTCCCCGCGTCCGATATCCCCGAGCAGGCCCGCGAGCTGTACCGCACCAACTGGCTGCGAATCATCCCGAATGCCGACTACCAACCGGTGCCGCTGCTGCCCAAGTTGCGCCCGGACACCCAGACCCCGCTGGATCTGAGCTTCGCGACGTTGCGCAGCGTGTCGCCGATCCACTGCCAGTACATGAAGAACATGGGCGTGCTGTCCTCGATGAGCATTTCCCTGCTCAAGGGCGACCGGCTCTGGGGCCTGATCAGTTGCGGCAATCGCCAGCCGCTGCATGTGCCGCACGAGTTGCGCACGGCCTGCCAGACCATCGGCCAGGTGCTGTCGTTGCAGATCAGCGCGATGGAAGCGCTGGAAGTCAGCCGTCAACGCGAGGAAAAAGTTGAGGCGCTGGCGTTGCTCAATCAGGCGATGATTGATTCCCCTCAGAACGTCTTCGATGGCCTGGCCAACCAGCCGCAGGTCCTGATGGCACTGGCCAATGCCGGTGGCATCGCGATCATCGAAGACAAGCAGTTGCACCGTTACGGCAATTGCCCGGAGCCGGAGGAGATTCGTGCCCTGCACAAGTGGCTGCAGGAACGCGGCGAGCCGGTGTTTGCCAGTCATCATCTGGCCAGCGTCTATCCGCCGGCGGCGCACTATCAGCAGGTCGCCAGCGGTGTGCTCGCCATGAGCCTGCCCAAACCGGTGGACAACGGCGTTCTGTGGTTCCGGCCCGAAGTCAAAGAGAACATTAACTGGAGCGGTGACCCGCGCAAGCCGTTGGATCTGGAAAACTCCGACGCGGGCCTGCGTCTGCGACCGCGTACTTCGTTCGAAATCTGGAAGGTCGAGATGGCCGGGATTTCCACCAAGTGGAGCCACGGCGATCTGTTCGCTGCCAACGACCTGCGTCGCTCGGCGCTGGAAAATGATCTGGCCCGTCAGGTGCGCCGCGAGCAGGAAGCGGTGCGCGCCCGTGATGAGCTTGTCGCTGTGGTTTCCCACGATCTGCGCAACCCGATGACCGTGATCTCGATGCTGTGCGGCATGATGCAGAAGGCTTTCAGCTCAGACGGGCCGCACACCTCGCGACGTATCTCGACGGCTATCGACACCATGCAACAAGCCGCCGGGCGCATGAACACGCTGCTGGAGGACTTGCTCGATACCTCGAAAATCGACGCCGGGCGCTACACCATCGCGCCGCAGAAACTCGACGTTGCGCAGATGTTCGAAGAAGCCCAATCACTGCTCGCGCCACTGGCGCTGGACAAGGACATCAGCATTTCGTTCGAGGCCGATCCCGATCTGAGCATCCATGCCGATCCTGAGCGACTGTTTCAGGTGCTGTCGAATCTGGTCGGCAACGCGATCAAGTTCACCCCGCGCCTGGGCACGGTCGATGTGTATGCCAAATCGGTCGGCGACGACATCGTCTTTACGGTGCGCGACAGCGGCGAAGGCATTCCCAAGGATCACTTGCCGCACGTGTTCGACCGTTACTGGACGGTGAAGGACGGCAACCCGACCGGCACCGGGCTGGGCCTGTACATCACGCAGGGCATCGTCGAGGCCCATGGCGGGCGGATTGTTGCCGAGAGCGAGCCGGGACAGGGCAGCGAATTTCGCTTCACCGTGCCACGTCTGGACTGA
- a CDS encoding type 1 glutamine amidotransferase domain-containing protein, with amino-acid sequence MILILLPAADYDPTESSVPWQALRNAGIEVRFATPQGLPAHADPRLVDIGFGLLSSMLMTRKADLDSYTQMIESEAFRQPLAYADVDTTRFDGLLIPGGHAKGMRTLLESTQAQQIALQFFKAEKPVAAVCHGVLLLARTLDPETGRSVLFGRKVTALLAATMELPAWLMTSFWLGRYYRTYKQTVEAEVKTALASKADFIRGPLIAKRDCAQAPLAGFVVRDGQLLTARWPGDCHRFAAEWVALLQATRREPLLSPDVAR; translated from the coding sequence ATGATTCTGATTCTGCTGCCCGCCGCCGATTACGACCCCACCGAAAGCAGCGTGCCCTGGCAGGCATTGCGCAACGCGGGCATCGAGGTGCGTTTTGCCACGCCGCAAGGCTTGCCCGCCCACGCCGACCCGCGGCTGGTGGACATCGGGTTCGGTCTGTTGAGTTCGATGCTGATGACGCGCAAGGCCGACCTCGACAGTTACACGCAGATGATCGAATCCGAAGCGTTTCGCCAGCCGCTGGCGTATGCCGATGTCGACACGACCCGGTTCGACGGTTTATTGATTCCCGGCGGTCATGCCAAGGGGATGCGCACGCTGTTGGAGTCCACGCAGGCCCAGCAGATCGCCCTGCAATTTTTCAAGGCTGAAAAACCCGTGGCAGCGGTGTGTCATGGCGTGTTGTTGCTGGCCCGGACGCTCGATCCGGAAACCGGGCGTTCGGTGTTGTTCGGGCGCAAGGTCACCGCGTTGCTCGCGGCAACCATGGAGCTGCCGGCGTGGCTGATGACCTCGTTCTGGCTGGGGCGCTACTACCGCACCTACAAACAGACGGTCGAGGCAGAAGTGAAAACCGCACTGGCCAGCAAGGCCGATTTCATACGCGGCCCACTCATCGCCAAGCGAGATTGCGCGCAGGCACCCCTCGCGGGATTTGTGGTGCGCGACGGCCAATTGCTGACGGCGCGCTGGCCCGGCGATTGCCATCGATTCGCCGCCGAATGGGTGGCACTGTTGCAGGCCACCCGTCGCGAACCGCTGCTCAGTCCAGACGTGGCACGGTGA
- a CDS encoding LysE family translocator yields the protein MSLIVSMAAFALAASITPGPVNIVALSSGAQFGFRASQRHVAGATLGFVLLLVLMGLGLHEVLTLWPSLTRVVQLAGVAFLLFMAWKLATDNGQLNTGESGRAPSMLYGAVMQWLNPKAWLACVAGMGAFVADGEARLVWQFAAVYLVICYLSVGCWVYAGTFLRGYLGNPAGMRLFNRVMAALLAISAGYLLLP from the coding sequence ATGAGTCTGATTGTGTCGATGGCGGCGTTTGCCCTGGCCGCGTCCATTACCCCGGGGCCGGTGAATATCGTGGCGTTGAGTTCGGGTGCGCAGTTCGGTTTTCGTGCCAGCCAACGGCATGTGGCGGGGGCGACGCTGGGGTTTGTGTTGTTGCTGGTGTTGATGGGGCTGGGATTGCATGAAGTGCTTACGCTGTGGCCGTCGCTGACCCGCGTGGTGCAACTGGCCGGGGTGGCGTTTCTGTTGTTCATGGCCTGGAAACTGGCCACCGATAACGGTCAGTTGAATACGGGAGAATCGGGCAGGGCGCCGTCGATGCTCTACGGCGCGGTGATGCAATGGCTCAATCCCAAGGCGTGGCTGGCCTGCGTGGCGGGGATGGGCGCGTTCGTGGCCGATGGCGAGGCGCGGCTGGTGTGGCAGTTTGCTGCGGTGTATCTGGTGATCTGTTATCTGTCGGTGGGTTGCTGGGTGTATGCCGGGACGTTTCTGCGCGGCTATCTCGGCAACCCTGCGGGGATGCGCCTGTTCAACCGGGTGATGGCGGCGTTATTGGCGATTAGTGCAGGGTATTTGTTGCTGCCGTGA